A region from the Vicia villosa cultivar HV-30 ecotype Madison, WI linkage group LG3, Vvil1.0, whole genome shotgun sequence genome encodes:
- the LOC131658742 gene encoding arabinogalactan protein 1-like, which yields MSRFLSLLVLSMLFTTSYVLVCADNALASSPKSSSVSQSPAKPPSSVSVPPVQSPTASKAASPAKSPTLSPPSQTPAVSPSGSTSTSPPAKSPTVQPPSSVSPAISPSTNVSSPPVQSPSTPPPTAAVAPVTSPVGSPTVSSPPEASSGGIPSSSATPADSPATLPSSKSPPGTAPSSSSPETSTPGPIGDDSGSWSISGAPVVLCGLALWVALSF from the coding sequence ATGAGTAGGTTTCTTTCACTCTTAGTACTTTCTATGTTGTTCACAACATCCTATGTTTTGGTTTGTGCAGACAATGCTCTGGCTTCTTCTCCCAAGTCATCATCAGTTTCGCAGTCGCCGGCGAAACCACCGTCTTCGGTTTCCGTTCCTCCGGTACAGTCTCCCACGGCTTCTAAAGCAGCATCCCCTGCAAAGTCTCCAACTTTATCTCCGCCTTCACAAACTCCGGCGGTTTCTCCATCTGGGTCCACCTCTACCTCACCGCCGGCGAAGTCTCCGACTGTTCAGCCACCGTCTTCCGTTTCCCCGGCTATCAGCCCATCCACCAATGTGTCTTCGCCCCCGGTTCAATCCCCGTCCACTCCTCCGCCAACTGCAGCGGTGGCTCCAGTAACTAGTCCTGTCGGGTCCCCAACCGTTTCTTCTCCACCAGAGGCTTCTTCGGGGGGTATCCCTTCAAGTTCGGCTACTCCGGCTGATTCACCGGCGACACTTCCGTCTAGCAAATCGCCGCCTGGAACTGCACCGTCGAGTTCTTCACCGGAGACTTCTACACCGGGTCCTATCGGAGATGATTCGGGTTCATGGTCAATTTCCGGGGCTCCGGTTGTTTTGTGCGGGTTGGCTCTTTGGGTTGCCTTGTCTTTCTGA